DNA from Bradyrhizobium diazoefficiens USDA 110:
GCTGTTGCAGGGAAAGATCGCCCAGAGCAGATCGCTGGCCGCCGAGTGCCTCCAGGACGCCGAGCGTGAGAAGGACAAGCTTGCGATCGCCTACGCGCTCCGGAACGCCGTCTGCCCGATCGCGCTGATGACGCATGATCTCGCCGCCGCCGATCAGGCAATATCCTCCCTTCTCGAGCTCGTCACACGCGAAGGAATAGCTTTCTGGACGAGCTGGACGTCTTGCCTGAAGGGGCAGCTGTTGGTTTTGCAAGGCAACCATGACGACGGAATAGCGCTGCTGCGTAGTGGCCTGAAAGCGCGGACCGAGAACGGATGGCTGATGCGCAATCCCGAGTTTCTCGGATCGCTCGCCGAAGGCCTGCTCGCGAGCGGCGAGGCTGCGCAGGCCCTGGCCGCGGTGGAAGAGGCCTTGTCCATCTCGCGGCAAGGCCGGCAATTGTGGTGCCTTGCGGACCTGCTGAGGATAAAGGCTGAAATTCTTCTGGCCAATGGCCCATCCGAACTCTCGCGATCCGAATTGCTGTTCGCCGAGGGACTATCCGTGGCCCGAGAGCAGCAATGCAGCTTCTACGAGCTGAAGGTTGCGGCGGCCTGGGCAAGGATCATGGCGAAGTCGAACCGTCAGCAGACGGCACTTGATCTCGTTGGTCCGGTCAGCGCTCTGTTCGATCAGGAGATCGATCTTCCCGCACTCACGTTTGCTCGCGCTCTGGCTGAAATACCGGGCATCTCGCTTTCGACATACGACGGCGAGCGGCCCCCGTCTTGCACCTGCCACTAGGTTGCGATGACGCTTGAGGCCTGCAATTTCGCCTCAGCATCCCGGTGGCAGGATCGGCGACACGCCCGGCGTTGGCGCTGCACCCGAGGCGTTGGCCGGCAACACCGTCGCGGGCTGCGCCAGATTCATCGAAACCCCTTCCGCGCAAGCCGAGCTGTTCGGGCTGGGTACGACGGCGGCGTTCGGGTCGATGCCCGTGCCGCCGGCGCCGCTGGTATCCGCCAGGATCGTGCCGGGCGCGGGGCTTGCAGGCACCTGCGGAATCGAAAGCGGCAGAGATGCCGCGCTCGTCACCTGCCCTCCGGGCGTTGAGCTGCATGCCACTGTCGCACCTGTTCCCGCCGGCGCGGCCGTGGAGATTGTCCCGATGGAGCTGCCGTTCTGTCCCGTGACCGGCAGGATCGGGGCCGCGATGCCCGATGTCGAAAGGCCAGTGCTCGATACGGTCGGTGTCGCCGGCAACGGCGTTGGCGAGGTCGCCGGCGGAGCACAGACGACCACCGTCCCGGGCGTCGTCGGATCCGAGGCGAGCGGAACCGGCGCCAGCGTCGTATCCGGAACGCCCGGCACGGTCGTTGCCGAAAACGGCCCCGGACTGTTGAGCGGCGAGATCACGATCGCGCCCGGCACTGTCGGCAGATCCATTGCCGTGCTGCCGGTCGTTGCGATCTGTGCCTGGCCCGGAGAGATGCCGAGCAGCAGAGCCATCGCCGTTGCGAACGCGATCCGCATCATCTTTGGTGCCCTAACTCACTTCGCTCTTGCGAACCGTGACCTTGCTGCCCTCTGCCAGATTGACCGCGGGATTGAGCACGACCTGATCGCCGGGCTGCACGCCGTCGCGCACTTCCACCGTGGTGCCGAAATCCCTGGAGATCGAGACCTGCTGAAAATGAACCGTACCATTCCGCACGACCGCGACATGGAGGCCGTTCTGATCGAAGACGAGCGCATCGGACGGGATCGTCGTCGAGGGCGTCCTGCGCGGGATCGATAATTCGACCGTGCAATAGATGCCGGGACTGAGCAGGCCATCGGGGTTGGGCACGTCGATCTCGGTCAGCAACGTCCGGCTCCCCGGCTGCAGCGCGGTCGCGATCCGCGTGACCTTGCCCGCAAACGTCCGCCCCGGAATCTCGGGAACGCGGATATCCGAGTCGACGCCCGGAGCAACGCCGAAAGCCTCGTCCTGCGGCACGAAGACCTGGGTTCGGATGACATTGGAATGCATCATCGTGAACATGAAGGTGGAGCCGGCCTGCACTAGGCTGCCATTGTCCACGTTGCGCTGCGTGACCACGCCGTCGAACGGCGCCACCACGCGCTGGTAGGACTTCTCCTGCTGGAGCACGCGAATCTGCGCCTCTTGCGCCGCGATGTTCGACTGCGCGACGCCCACCGCGCCCTGCTGTGCGCGCAGGGTAAGACGATCGTTATCGCCCTGTTGCGCCGTCAACCAGCCCTGCTTGACGAGATTGCTGTCGCGCGAATTGGTGACGTCGGCCAGTTCTCGGCTCGCTTGCGCTTGCTGAAGTGCGGCCTGGTCCTGCGCGAGCGTCGCCTGCGCCTGCGCGATCTGCTGGTCCAGCTCGGGAGCGGTGATTTCCACGAGGAGATCGCCCTTCTTCACTCGATCGCCGATGTCGACGTAGCGCTTCTCGATATAGCCGCTGGTCCGCGCAAAGATGTTGGCAGCCTCGAACGCGGTCGTCGTCGCCGGCAAGGTGACCTTCATGAGGTCGCCGCTAGCCTGGACCGTCGCCACGCGAACTTCCGGAACGTTGGTCCGAACCTGCTCTGCCACTGCGGCGACCTCACGCGCGGCCTCATAGTGCCGCCAGCCGCCGATGCCCAGACCGCCCGCAAGTAGCAGGAGCACGCCTCCCCCGAGCAGCGGACCACCGTAACGGCGCTTGGATCGTGCGACCTTGCCCGGCAGCTCCACGATCCTGAGGCTCTCCGCTCCGGGGCGGTCTGCTGCCTCGTCGTCATCGGACCGTTCGCGAACATCACTCATTCCGGTTGCTCCTCGAATACGCCGTGGCGGGGCTTGCCGTCGTTGCCCTTGCGCAGCATGGCGAAGAGATAAGGCACGATCAGCAAGGTGGTCGGAGTTGCGAACAGCAGGCCGCCGATGACCGCCCGCGCGAGCGCTGCATTTTGCTCCTCACCCGGCCCGCCGATCGCCATCGGGATCATGCCCACGATCATCGCCGCCGCGGTCATCAGCACCGGCCGGATCCTCGTCCGGCCCGCGCTCAGCGCCGCCTGGAAGGCGGAATGTCCCTTCAACTGCTCGTCCCGCGCGAACGTCACGAGCAGGATGGAATTTGCGGAGGCAACGCCGACCGCCATGATGGCTCCCATCAGCGAGGGCACGTTCAGCGTGGTCCCGGTGACGAACAGCATCGTCACGATGCCGCAGAATGTCGCCGGCAGCGCCATGATGACGACGAAGGGATCTCCGAAATTCTGGTAGTTCACGACCATCAGCAGGTAGACGAGAATCGCCGCGAACAGCAGTCCAATCCCGAGATCGCGGAACGACTGATGCATGCTCTGGATCTGTCCCAGAACCTGGATCGAATTGCCGGGCTGCAGTTGCTTCTGAAGGGTGGACGTCACCTTGTCGATATCGGACGCGACGCTGCCGAGATCGCGGCCCTGGACGCTCGCATAGACGTCGAACAC
Protein-coding regions in this window:
- a CDS encoding efflux RND transporter periplasmic adaptor subunit, encoding MSDVRERSDDDEAADRPGAESLRIVELPGKVARSKRRYGGPLLGGGVLLLLAGGLGIGGWRHYEAAREVAAVAEQVRTNVPEVRVATVQASGDLMKVTLPATTTAFEAANIFARTSGYIEKRYVDIGDRVKKGDLLVEITAPELDQQIAQAQATLAQDQAALQQAQASRELADVTNSRDSNLVKQGWLTAQQGDNDRLTLRAQQGAVGVAQSNIAAQEAQIRVLQQEKSYQRVVAPFDGVVTQRNVDNGSLVQAGSTFMFTMMHSNVIRTQVFVPQDEAFGVAPGVDSDIRVPEIPGRTFAGKVTRIATALQPGSRTLLTEIDVPNPDGLLSPGIYCTVELSIPRRTPSTTIPSDALVFDQNGLHVAVVRNGTVHFQQVSISRDFGTTVEVRDGVQPGDQVVLNPAVNLAEGSKVTVRKSEVS